A genomic window from Periweissella cryptocerci includes:
- a CDS encoding Stp1/IreP family PP2C-type Ser/Thr phosphatase has protein sequence MKVAFQSDIGTIRETNQDFVGTFKNQKGYKFAVVADGVGGQAAGDVASTMAVLHLGNQWELTEIASSAEAKTWLMDQVLAENAAILEASQRFRDLQGMATTLVSAMIFEDEVLMANIGDSRGYLLHDGTFRQLTTDHSLVNQLVQEGKIAPEDARLHPDKNVITRWLGVNDEAVLDTSTYATYPGDIILLATDGLTNLVTDAQISVILMSQMTLEEKVEELILKANQAGGRDNITVLLMERGEEVRAQ, from the coding sequence ATGAAAGTAGCATTTCAATCAGATATCGGCACGATTCGTGAAACCAATCAAGATTTTGTCGGTACTTTTAAAAATCAAAAAGGTTATAAATTTGCAGTGGTTGCCGATGGTGTTGGTGGTCAAGCGGCTGGGGATGTTGCCTCAACGATGGCGGTCTTACATCTTGGTAATCAATGGGAGTTAACTGAAATTGCATCATCAGCCGAAGCAAAGACTTGGTTGATGGATCAAGTCCTAGCGGAAAATGCGGCAATTCTTGAAGCGTCACAACGTTTTCGTGACTTACAAGGGATGGCAACGACACTAGTATCAGCCATGATTTTTGAGGATGAAGTTTTGATGGCAAATATTGGTGATTCACGGGGCTATCTTTTGCATGACGGCACTTTTCGTCAATTAACAACTGACCATTCGTTGGTTAATCAGTTAGTTCAAGAGGGGAAGATTGCGCCAGAAGATGCACGGTTACATCCTGATAAAAATGTCATCACACGATGGCTAGGGGTCAACGATGAAGCGGTCTTGGATACGAGTACGTATGCAACATATCCAGGCGATATAATTTTATTAGCGACAGATGGGCTGACAAACTTAGTGACAGATGCTCAAATTTCGGTAATTTTGATGTCGCAAATGACACTTGAAGAAAAAGTTGAAGAATTAATTTTAAAAGCAAATCAAGCTGGGGGGCGCGATAACATAACAGTTCTATTAATGGAACGTGGAGAAGAGGTAAGAGCACAATGA
- a CDS encoding isoprenyl transferase, giving the protein MFSFKKKNQNQVVSDDLDMTRIPKHVAIIMDGNGRWAQKRHLPRVAGHKEGMNTVKKITMVASDLGIKVLTLYAFSTENWKRPEDEVNYLMDLPAAFFDSFVPDLIKNNIRVEVMGYTDQLPKSTQKAVFDAMEQTKTNTGMVLNFALNYGSRAEIVTGMQELANQVKRGELEPAQIDEATISQAMMTAPLGEYADPELLIRTSGEQRISNFLLWQIAYSEFVFVDQHWPEFDVQVFKSALKTFQNRDRRFGGLTK; this is encoded by the coding sequence GTGTTTTCATTTAAAAAGAAGAATCAAAATCAAGTAGTTTCAGATGATTTAGATATGACGCGGATTCCTAAGCATGTCGCTATTATTATGGATGGGAACGGGCGCTGGGCCCAAAAGCGTCACCTACCACGAGTGGCTGGACACAAAGAGGGCATGAATACGGTTAAGAAGATTACGATGGTTGCCAGTGACTTGGGAATTAAAGTCTTAACTTTATATGCATTTTCAACGGAGAATTGGAAACGCCCAGAAGATGAAGTTAATTATTTGATGGATTTGCCGGCGGCCTTTTTTGATAGTTTCGTGCCAGATTTAATTAAGAATAATATTCGTGTGGAAGTGATGGGCTATACCGATCAGTTGCCAAAGAGTACCCAAAAAGCGGTGTTCGATGCAATGGAACAGACCAAAACTAATACAGGAATGGTCTTGAACTTTGCTTTGAATTACGGCAGTCGTGCTGAAATTGTTACCGGGATGCAAGAACTTGCCAATCAAGTGAAGCGTGGGGAACTTGAACCAGCGCAAATCGATGAAGCGACAATCAGTCAGGCGATGATGACGGCGCCATTGGGCGAATATGCTGATCCAGAATTGTTAATTCGGACAAGTGGCGAACAGCGAATTAGTAATTTTTTGCTCTGGCAAATCGCATATAGCGAATTTGTATTTGTAGATCAACACTGGCCAGAGTTTGACGTGCAAGTGTTCAAATCAGCCTTAAAAACCTTCCAAAATCGTGATCGGCGATTTGGTGGCTTAACTAAATAA
- a CDS encoding YtxH domain-containing protein: MSKTLGFLAGLAVGGAAAFVAFKSLTPEKQEELINKARDKAEDMRDKAIDYAYYATDAVEDARDTVKEHKSEASDKYADLAEKARDLAEKAQTMANDYTEKARGAVDDVKDKLGKQEGSSLADGFADLQDDFSDDIDLDISDADLPLDDIDDAVETATDGVTDKVEAVQDSLEDAKEVVDENKAGFWDKLKNLNKKDGDDQLAETVADKASDAVTDKVADAQAVVEEKAETIKETVDDKRDEL, translated from the coding sequence ATGTCAAAAACACTTGGATTTTTAGCTGGATTAGCCGTTGGTGGTGCTGCCGCATTTGTAGCATTTAAGTCACTCACCCCTGAAAAGCAAGAAGAATTAATCAATAAGGCTCGTGATAAGGCTGAAGATATGCGCGATAAGGCAATTGACTACGCTTACTACGCAACTGATGCAGTTGAAGATGCCCGTGACACTGTTAAGGAACACAAGAGTGAAGCATCTGATAAGTATGCTGACTTAGCCGAAAAAGCGCGTGACCTTGCTGAAAAGGCCCAAACAATGGCTAATGACTACACTGAAAAAGCCCGTGGCGCAGTTGATGACGTGAAAGACAAGCTTGGTAAACAAGAAGGCAGTTCATTAGCAGATGGTTTTGCGGATTTGCAAGACGATTTTTCAGACGATATTGATTTAGATATTAGTGATGCTGATTTACCATTGGATGATATTGATGACGCAGTAGAAACAGCTACTGATGGTGTCACTGATAAGGTTGAAGCTGTACAAGACAGCCTTGAAGATGCTAAGGAAGTTGTTGATGAGAACAAAGCTGGCTTTTGGGATAAGTTGAAAAACTTGAACAAAAAAGACGGTGATGATCAATTAGCTGAAACCGTTGCTGACAAAGCTAGTGATGCTGTGACCGATAAAGTTGCTGATGCACAAGCGGTAGTTGAAGAAAAAGCTGAAACTATCAAAGAAACAGTTGACGATAAGCGTGATGAACTTTAA
- a CDS encoding MBL fold metallo-hydrolase — protein sequence MKITVLGYYGGYPANGIGTSGFLIESGDYHLLLDAGSGTLLVLEEIMSPLQLDAVLLTHYHADHIADVGVLKHYWQLAPGEKKQPLLPIYGNPADSVNFNSLDWPNSTQKMPYDATSHLQLGPLKLTFLQTKHPVTTFAVRIQEANNPNELVYTADTAVIPELAEFSKGAEVLLADTNFFADKTGERWHLTSTEAGALAKEAQVKRLYLTHLPQTGSLAQLVNEAQISAGSEVKVMNVQRKLEILL from the coding sequence ATGAAAATTACTGTGTTAGGATACTATGGTGGTTATCCAGCTAACGGAATTGGCACCAGCGGTTTTTTAATTGAGAGTGGTGATTATCATCTATTATTGGATGCCGGTAGTGGCACATTACTGGTATTGGAAGAAATAATGAGCCCGCTCCAACTTGATGCGGTGCTCTTGACACATTATCACGCCGACCACATTGCGGATGTCGGGGTCCTAAAGCATTATTGGCAATTAGCCCCCGGTGAAAAGAAACAACCGTTGTTACCAATATATGGTAATCCAGCGGATAGTGTTAATTTCAATAGTCTTGATTGGCCTAATTCAACGCAAAAAATGCCTTATGATGCTACGTCACACTTGCAACTTGGGCCATTGAAACTGACCTTTTTACAAACTAAGCACCCAGTAACCACATTTGCAGTCCGAATTCAGGAGGCGAATAATCCGAATGAATTGGTTTACACAGCAGATACGGCGGTGATTCCAGAATTAGCGGAATTTAGTAAGGGTGCAGAAGTATTATTGGCGGATACCAATTTTTTTGCCGATAAAACGGGTGAACGCTGGCATCTAACTTCAACTGAGGCAGGGGCATTAGCCAAAGAAGCCCAGGTTAAACGCTTGTATTTAACGCATCTGCCACAAACCGGTAGTTTGGCTCAATTAGTTAATGAAGCCCAAATTAGTGCGGGCTCAGAGGTAAAAGTGATGAATGTGCAACGGAAGTTAGAAATTTTGCTGTAG
- a CDS encoding phosphatidate cytidylyltransferase — MKTRVITAVVALAVFIPLLIIGHLPLQILVALMAVVALDEILIMRKKLLISFETIISNIGVVVMVLPRSLWDNEHLPMFLHQSSLLYIFVLLMLFHTVLSRNHFTFDDAGVITLSMLYIGLGFQFFMAARTMSLATLFFALLIVWITDSGAYMIGRALGKHKLAPRISPNKTWEGSIGGTVVSVIVSAIYLLVFPAVQVYSFPVMLVIALFASIAGQFGDLIESALKRYYNVKDSGKILPGHGGILDRFDSLLIVLPVLFLLGVIH; from the coding sequence ATGAAAACTCGTGTTATTACAGCGGTGGTTGCCTTAGCTGTCTTCATTCCGCTTTTGATTATCGGACATTTACCATTACAAATTTTGGTAGCACTGATGGCGGTGGTTGCGCTTGATGAAATTTTGATTATGCGCAAGAAATTGTTGATTTCATTTGAAACCATTATCAGTAATATTGGGGTAGTTGTAATGGTATTGCCACGTAGCTTGTGGGATAACGAACACTTACCAATGTTTTTACACCAATCATCATTGTTGTACATCTTTGTCCTCTTGATGCTGTTCCACACAGTTCTGAGTCGGAATCATTTTACTTTTGATGACGCAGGGGTGATTACTTTATCAATGCTCTACATTGGTTTAGGTTTCCAATTCTTCATGGCCGCCCGGACAATGAGCTTAGCTACGTTGTTCTTCGCTTTGTTGATCGTTTGGATTACAGATTCAGGTGCATACATGATTGGGCGTGCGTTAGGGAAGCACAAGCTTGCTCCACGTATTAGTCCAAACAAGACATGGGAAGGTTCAATTGGGGGGACCGTAGTTTCAGTAATTGTTTCGGCAATTTACTTATTAGTTTTCCCAGCTGTCCAAGTTTACAGTTTCCCAGTGATGCTTGTCATTGCGTTGTTTGCATCAATCGCTGGGCAATTTGGTGATTTGATTGAATCTGCTTTGAAGCGTTACTATAACGTTAAGGACTCAGGTAAAATTTTACCAGGTCACGGTGGTATCTTAGATCGTTTTGATAGTCTTTTAATTGTCTTACCAGTTCTTTTCTTGTTGGGCGTTATTCACTAA
- the rseP gene encoding RIP metalloprotease RseP, with amino-acid sequence MHNTLLTIITFIVVFGILVIVHEFGHFYFAKKSGILVREFSIGMGPKLIAFRKNHTSYTLRLLPVGGYVRMAGAQEDDGDALQAGVMVNIQLNENLVTRINASQKQTLFQGVPFQIVNFDLTDGLWLEGYENGDESALKRLNVDHDATIIEHDGTEVQIAPRDVQFQSAKLWQRALVNFAGPMNNFILAIVVFAIIGLMQTGGIPSNSTKIGTVMENSVAQKAGLQKGDEITKINGKVVKDWSALSTTLQSDPGKQVTLTYKHGTTTNTIKVTPKVITTQGQKVGQIGITAAVDKSIGGRLMYGLTGTWTMVTNIWHALANLFTGGFNLNKLGGPVAIFANTEQAAKMGLASTLFFMAFLSVNLGIVNLLPIPALDGGKLLLNVLEAIRRKPLPESAENAVQIAGFLFLILLMIAVTFNDVYRYFIK; translated from the coding sequence TTGCATAATACATTATTAACAATTATCACATTTATCGTTGTATTTGGGATTTTAGTAATTGTCCATGAATTTGGGCATTTCTATTTTGCCAAAAAATCAGGCATCTTAGTTCGCGAATTTTCAATTGGAATGGGACCTAAGCTGATTGCATTTCGGAAGAACCATACGAGCTACACATTGCGGTTATTGCCTGTTGGTGGGTATGTTCGGATGGCAGGTGCCCAAGAAGATGATGGGGACGCGCTACAAGCCGGTGTCATGGTTAACATTCAGTTGAATGAAAATCTAGTTACGCGGATTAACGCATCACAAAAACAAACCTTATTTCAAGGTGTGCCATTTCAAATCGTCAATTTTGATTTAACGGATGGGCTCTGGCTTGAAGGTTATGAAAATGGTGACGAATCAGCACTTAAACGGTTGAACGTCGACCATGATGCGACAATTATTGAGCATGATGGAACTGAAGTGCAGATTGCACCACGCGATGTCCAATTTCAATCAGCCAAGTTATGGCAACGCGCATTAGTTAATTTTGCGGGACCAATGAATAACTTCATCCTAGCCATTGTGGTCTTTGCCATTATAGGTTTGATGCAAACTGGTGGGATTCCATCAAACAGCACAAAAATTGGTACCGTGATGGAAAACTCAGTTGCGCAAAAAGCTGGTTTGCAAAAGGGTGATGAAATCACAAAAATTAATGGCAAGGTTGTGAAAGACTGGTCAGCATTGTCAACAACATTACAAAGTGATCCAGGTAAGCAAGTTACCTTGACTTATAAGCACGGCACGACAACCAACACAATTAAAGTGACCCCTAAAGTAATAACAACCCAAGGCCAAAAAGTTGGTCAAATTGGGATTACCGCAGCGGTTGATAAGAGTATTGGTGGTCGATTGATGTATGGTTTAACTGGCACGTGGACCATGGTTACCAACATTTGGCATGCATTAGCTAATCTGTTTACGGGTGGCTTTAACCTAAACAAACTTGGCGGACCAGTCGCAATCTTTGCTAATACGGAACAAGCTGCTAAAATGGGCTTAGCTTCAACGCTTTTCTTTATGGCATTCTTGAGTGTTAACTTGGGAATTGTTAATCTCTTACCGATTCCTGCACTTGATGGTGGTAAGCTGTTGTTGAACGTTCTTGAAGCAATTCGTCGGAAACCATTGCCAGAAAGTGCTGAAAATGCCGTTCAAATTGCCGGCTTTTTATTCTTAATTTTATTAATGATTGCTGTGACGTTTAACGACGTTTATCGCTACTTTATTAAGTAA
- the pknB gene encoding Stk1 family PASTA domain-containing Ser/Thr kinase, with protein sequence MMPNQLVGGRYQIVRALGEGGMANVYLAHDLILDRDVSLKTLRLDLATDDNTIRRFQREAMAATELVHPNIVSMYDFGEDQGIQYLVMEYVDGMDLKTYIQTNFPISHQRVIDMMEQVLSAVSAAHAGGIIHRDLKPQNILIDKQGNAKISDFGIATSRSEKAMTQTNTILGSVHYLSPEQARGGMATDKSDVYSLGIILYEMLTGRVPFEGENAVAVALKHSQDEMPSVRAYDSRIPQAMENVVLKATAKDPADRYNSVDEMGDDLRTSLLPTRADEPVFVPTSQNDTATKIIPVGDIQDATSIPKPISPIESAEPKTVDDVMQDKKKSHKGLWIFSIILVILLAGGLTSYFVIKGMNASVPNLVGKTQENAVALIQDNGLKVGTITKTTSQTVESGRVISSDPKFNSELKKGATVNILVSAGRKLLRFGDYSNEKYSSVASTLKKKGFKVKEKQQDSDSVPEGVILSQDVNAEKRVDPERTTVTFTVSSGPKKITVPDFKGKTTADFYNWANENNIKILQPDSESSESVAEGKIIKQSITAGKTAIAGDTMQVTTSTGPKKIPVTSLKGMSLTNAKKWAKNNKLTLIVKYEKSEDVAKNHVIDQSPVSGHQVIQGDSVSVIVSSGAPKKEEPASSNDDEDSSSSTPAADSTSVTESSQTKDGNE encoded by the coding sequence ATGATGCCCAATCAATTAGTAGGCGGTCGTTATCAAATAGTTCGTGCACTGGGTGAAGGTGGCATGGCCAACGTTTATTTGGCCCACGATTTAATTTTGGACCGCGATGTATCACTAAAAACTTTACGGCTTGATTTAGCCACTGACGATAACACAATTCGCCGTTTCCAACGTGAAGCGATGGCAGCGACGGAATTAGTGCACCCCAATATCGTTTCAATGTATGACTTCGGTGAAGATCAAGGCATTCAATATTTGGTGATGGAATATGTCGACGGCATGGATTTGAAGACATATATACAAACTAATTTCCCAATATCACATCAACGCGTGATAGATATGATGGAACAGGTCCTGTCGGCAGTTAGTGCTGCTCACGCTGGTGGGATCATTCACCGTGACCTAAAGCCCCAAAATATCTTAATTGATAAACAAGGGAATGCGAAGATTTCTGATTTTGGGATTGCAACCTCACGTTCTGAAAAAGCAATGACCCAAACCAATACAATTTTGGGTTCAGTACACTATTTATCACCAGAACAAGCACGCGGTGGAATGGCTACTGACAAATCAGATGTATATTCATTAGGGATTATTTTGTATGAAATGCTGACGGGACGCGTGCCATTTGAAGGTGAAAATGCCGTAGCCGTGGCATTAAAGCATTCACAAGATGAAATGCCATCTGTCCGTGCGTATGATTCACGCATTCCCCAAGCGATGGAAAATGTTGTCTTAAAGGCAACTGCCAAGGATCCAGCTGATCGCTATAATTCAGTTGATGAGATGGGTGATGATTTGCGGACGTCTCTGTTACCAACCCGAGCTGACGAACCAGTCTTTGTACCAACGAGTCAAAATGATACAGCCACTAAGATTATTCCGGTTGGCGATATTCAAGATGCAACTAGCATTCCTAAGCCAATTAGCCCAATTGAATCAGCCGAGCCTAAAACGGTTGATGACGTGATGCAAGATAAAAAGAAAAGCCATAAAGGATTGTGGATTTTTTCAATTATTTTGGTAATATTACTTGCCGGTGGGTTAACAAGTTACTTTGTTATCAAGGGGATGAACGCTTCAGTACCAAACTTAGTTGGTAAGACACAAGAGAATGCCGTCGCTTTGATTCAAGATAACGGACTTAAAGTTGGAACGATTACTAAGACGACTTCCCAAACGGTTGAGTCTGGTAGAGTTATTTCCTCTGACCCTAAATTTAATAGTGAATTAAAAAAGGGTGCGACGGTAAATATTCTGGTATCTGCGGGTCGTAAATTGCTGCGTTTTGGTGATTATTCAAACGAAAAATACAGCAGTGTCGCTAGCACTTTGAAGAAAAAAGGCTTCAAAGTCAAAGAAAAGCAACAAGATTCTGATTCTGTTCCTGAAGGGGTAATTCTTAGTCAAGATGTGAACGCTGAGAAGCGGGTGGATCCTGAACGAACGACCGTAACCTTTACTGTTAGCTCAGGACCAAAGAAAATTACCGTGCCAGACTTTAAGGGCAAAACGACGGCTGATTTTTATAATTGGGCAAACGAAAATAATATCAAAATTTTACAACCTGATTCAGAATCTTCAGAATCAGTCGCAGAAGGCAAAATTATCAAGCAAAGCATCACGGCTGGTAAGACAGCAATTGCCGGTGATACGATGCAAGTAACTACTTCGACAGGGCCAAAGAAGATTCCTGTGACTAGTTTGAAGGGTATGTCTTTGACAAATGCGAAAAAATGGGCAAAAAACAACAAATTGACTTTAATTGTTAAATATGAAAAGTCAGAAGATGTTGCTAAAAACCACGTAATTGACCAATCACCAGTGTCAGGACATCAAGTTATTCAGGGTGATTCAGTGAGTGTGATAGTCTCAAGTGGCGCACCAAAGAAAGAAGAACCAGCTAGTTCCAATGATGACGAGGACAGTAGCAGTAGTACACCAGCAGCTGATAGCACTAGTGTTACCGAATCAAGTCAAACTAAAGACGGCAATGAATAA
- the spx gene encoding transcriptional regulator Spx, translating into MTVTLYSSPSCTSCRKARIWLEEHDIPFSERNIFKNPLTKEEIKNVLRMTEDGTEEIISTRSKVFTDMHVQLDDLPLGRLIEMIQKNPALLKRPIMLDDKRLQVGYNEDEIRRFLPREVRKNELKHAQLFQDFA; encoded by the coding sequence ATGACAGTAACATTATATAGTTCACCAAGTTGCACTTCGTGTCGTAAAGCACGAATTTGGCTCGAAGAACACGATATTCCCTTTTCAGAACGAAATATTTTTAAAAACCCCTTAACAAAAGAAGAAATCAAAAATGTATTACGCATGACAGAAGATGGTACGGAAGAAATTATTTCAACGCGTTCAAAAGTGTTTACTGATATGCACGTACAACTTGATGATTTACCATTAGGTCGTTTAATCGAAATGATCCAAAAGAACCCAGCTTTGTTAAAGCGCCCAATTATGTTGGACGACAAACGATTACAAGTTGGATACAATGAGGATGAAATTCGTCGCTTCTTGCCACGCGAAGTTCGAAAAAACGAACTCAAACACGCCCAATTGTTTCAAGATTTTGCCTAA
- a CDS encoding proline--tRNA ligase, with amino-acid sequence MKQSKLFIPTVKETPADAEVISHQMMLRAGYIRQVTAGMYAYLPLAQRVINKIDGIIRVEMEKIDAAEMLTPAVLPADLWRESGRYESYGPDLYKLQDRHDRDLILGPTHEETMTQLIRDDIKSYKRLPLTVYQIQPKYRDERRPRSGLLRGREFIMKDAYSFSSDEAGLDQAYRAMEKAYINIFDQVGLDYRVIVGDGGAMGGKDSKEFSAVAAAGEDIIAYSDTTDYAANLEMAKDYYTPNKSLDVQNELTKIETPHVGTIEELAEFLKVDATKLIKSVVFIADEKPVLALVRGDYEVNDVKLKNFLDVDSLELATEEDTMKYLGAKFGSLGPVGVSEDVRIVADEFIQDMVNVTVGANEDGFHFTNVNQNRDFRIDDVLDIRVAKEGSLAPDGQGRLVFTKGIEIGHIFKLGTRYSKALGAQVLDENGRQKDIIMGSYGIGVSRLLSAIAEQQADENGLVWPRAIAPYDIHVVPLNLNDADQARVANDVEDTLTAVGFEVLVDDRKERPGVKFADSDLIGLPIRITVGKKANENIVEVKLRKTGEMIEVRVEELQQSVAILLGSHAE; translated from the coding sequence ATGAAACAATCAAAATTATTTATTCCAACTGTGAAAGAAACACCAGCCGATGCTGAAGTTATTTCACACCAAATGATGTTGCGCGCGGGTTACATTCGTCAAGTAACCGCTGGTATGTATGCTTACTTACCACTTGCCCAACGTGTAATTAACAAGATTGATGGTATTATCCGTGTTGAAATGGAAAAAATTGACGCCGCTGAAATGCTCACGCCAGCTGTTTTGCCAGCTGACTTGTGGCGTGAATCAGGTCGTTATGAATCTTATGGTCCAGACCTTTACAAGTTACAAGATCGGCATGATCGTGATTTGATTTTAGGACCAACACACGAAGAAACGATGACGCAATTAATTCGTGATGATATTAAGTCATACAAACGTTTGCCATTGACGGTCTACCAAATCCAACCAAAATATCGTGATGAACGTCGCCCACGTTCAGGCTTGCTCCGTGGTCGTGAATTCATTATGAAGGATGCTTACTCATTCTCAAGCGATGAAGCTGGTCTCGATCAAGCATACCGTGCGATGGAAAAAGCATACATCAATATTTTTGATCAAGTTGGTCTTGATTACCGGGTGATTGTTGGTGACGGTGGTGCGATGGGCGGGAAAGATTCTAAGGAATTTTCTGCTGTGGCGGCCGCTGGGGAAGATATCATTGCTTACTCAGACACAACGGATTACGCTGCTAACTTGGAAATGGCAAAAGATTATTACACGCCTAACAAGTCTTTGGATGTCCAAAATGAGCTTACTAAGATTGAAACGCCACACGTTGGAACAATCGAGGAACTCGCTGAATTCTTGAAGGTTGATGCAACTAAGTTAATTAAGTCAGTTGTCTTCATTGCCGACGAAAAGCCAGTTTTAGCTTTGGTTCGTGGTGACTACGAAGTTAACGATGTTAAGTTGAAGAACTTCTTAGACGTTGATTCACTTGAATTAGCGACCGAAGAAGATACGATGAAGTACTTGGGTGCCAAATTCGGTTCACTTGGACCAGTCGGTGTCAGCGAAGATGTTCGTATTGTTGCGGATGAATTTATTCAAGACATGGTTAATGTAACCGTTGGGGCCAACGAAGATGGTTTCCACTTTACTAACGTTAACCAAAACCGTGATTTCCGCATTGATGACGTCTTAGATATTCGCGTTGCTAAAGAAGGTAGCTTAGCACCTGATGGTCAAGGTCGCTTGGTCTTCACTAAGGGAATTGAAATTGGCCACATTTTCAAGCTTGGAACGCGCTATTCAAAAGCATTGGGTGCACAAGTACTTGATGAAAATGGTCGCCAAAAAGATATCATTATGGGATCATACGGTATCGGAGTTTCACGTTTGCTATCAGCAATTGCGGAACAACAAGCCGATGAAAATGGTTTAGTTTGGCCACGGGCAATCGCACCATACGATATTCATGTTGTACCATTGAATTTGAATGATGCTGATCAAGCACGTGTAGCAAATGACGTTGAAGATACATTAACTGCAGTGGGTTTTGAAGTCTTAGTTGATGATCGTAAAGAACGTCCAGGTGTTAAGTTTGCTGATTCTGACTTGATTGGTTTGCCAATCCGAATTACGGTCGGTAAGAAAGCAAATGAAAATATTGTTGAAGTTAAGTTGCGTAAAACTGGTGAAATGATTGAAGTTCGCGTTGAAGAACTTCAACAATCAGTTGCAATCTTACTTGGCTCACATGCTGAATAA
- a CDS encoding transposase, with translation MNPAFEYHKAKIRSEFSKEENQAIYAQRKIDVESVFGRLKAYFGFTRFSVRGIERVKREVGIALMAMNMKKLATI, from the coding sequence GTGAATCCGGCATTTGAATATCATAAAGCGAAAATTAGAAGTGAGTTTTCAAAAGAAGAAAACCAAGCCATCTACGCCCAACGAAAGATTGACGTAGAATCGGTTTTCGGCAGATTGAAAGCTTATTTTGGGTTCACTCGCTTCTCGGTCAGAGGGATCGAGCGCGTGAAACGTGAAGTTGGAATCGCCTTGATGGCAATGAACATGAAGAAATTGGCCACTATATGA
- a CDS encoding DUF948 domain-containing protein — protein MTFTGGQIAGLIAAIAFLLLVLFIGTFLLRMTKSLGVITKDVDQISREAEEIMASANELLLDVNGKVKTIDPAFTAIADLGTSVSDLNTATRNLTARVGNGAKKAPGVSLAAKVSKSAMDRYKSRKADKADKE, from the coding sequence ATGACCTTTACAGGTGGCCAAATTGCTGGCTTGATTGCAGCAATTGCATTTTTACTTTTGGTATTATTTATTGGAACTTTCTTGTTACGTATGACAAAAAGCTTAGGTGTGATTACCAAGGACGTGGATCAAATTTCACGTGAAGCTGAAGAAATTATGGCAAGCGCCAACGAATTACTTTTAGACGTTAATGGTAAAGTAAAAACTATTGACCCAGCATTCACGGCAATTGCCGATTTAGGTACTTCAGTATCAGATTTAAACACAGCAACACGTAACTTGACTGCCCGTGTTGGTAACGGTGCAAAGAAAGCACCCGGTGTCTCATTGGCAGCTAAGGTTTCAAAGTCAGCCATGGATCGCTACAAGAGTCGCAAGGCTGACAAAGCTGACAAAGAATAA
- a CDS encoding adaptor protein MecA: MEKERINENTIRVSLGREDLEERGISIIDLISKQDNIEAFFYDILEEVDTDHDFEENEQVTFQVMPNRGGLELFISKNVNTDSFEEMFQMGEQANHDEVADDVPADLLAQLQATDSDESAVYPDSTKQVEQFTDQRRTKIADDEDEVSAALANGETAKRRLVFKLADFEDFLAIAKELRLESGISNLFQYNGAYYLELVFFADEITDEQMKNDTAVVLEFAEVSEVSADVLAEHGTRIMENTALELARYYFK; this comes from the coding sequence ATGGAAAAAGAACGCATTAATGAAAATACAATTCGCGTTAGCCTGGGCCGTGAAGATCTCGAGGAACGTGGAATTTCAATTATTGACTTAATCAGCAAGCAAGACAATATTGAAGCGTTTTTCTATGATATTCTTGAAGAGGTTGATACAGACCATGATTTTGAAGAGAATGAACAAGTTACTTTTCAAGTGATGCCTAATCGTGGCGGCTTGGAATTGTTTATTTCTAAAAATGTGAACACTGACAGTTTTGAAGAGATGTTCCAAATGGGTGAACAAGCGAACCATGATGAAGTTGCTGATGATGTTCCCGCTGATTTACTGGCGCAACTACAAGCAACGGATAGTGATGAATCCGCAGTTTATCCAGATTCAACGAAGCAGGTTGAACAGTTTACTGATCAACGGCGCACAAAAATTGCTGATGATGAGGATGAAGTTTCAGCTGCATTAGCAAATGGCGAAACCGCTAAACGTCGCTTAGTGTTTAAGTTAGCTGATTTTGAAGATTTCTTGGCAATTGCGAAGGAATTACGTTTGGAAAGTGGTATTAGTAATTTGTTCCAATACAATGGTGCTTATTACCTTGAATTGGTGTTCTTCGCAGATGAAATCACTGACGAACAAATGAAAAATGATACTGCAGTTGTCCTTGAATTTGCTGAAGTTTCTGAAGTTTCAGCAGATGTCTTGGCTGAACACGGAACACGTATCATGGAAAATACGGCGCTAGAATTAGCACGGTATTACTTTAAGTAG